In Diceros bicornis minor isolate mBicDic1 chromosome 24, mDicBic1.mat.cur, whole genome shotgun sequence, the following are encoded in one genomic region:
- the VIPAS39 gene encoding spermatogenesis-defective protein 39 homolog isoform X1, whose product MTKCFINWHLCQMNRTKGDEEEYWNSSKFKAFTFDDEDDELSQLKESKRAVNSLRDFVDDDDDDDLERVSWGGEPVGSISWSIKETAGTSGSNHEGREQLKSRNSFSSYAPLPKPTSTYSLSSFFRGRTRPGSFQSLSDALSDTPAKSYAPELGRPKGEYRDYSNDWSPSDTVRRLRKGKVCSLERFRSLQDKLQLLEEAVSMHDGNVITAVLIFLKRTLSKEILFRELEVRQVALRHLIHFLKEIGDQKLLLDLFRFLDRTEELALSHYREHLNIQDPEKRKEFLKTCIGLPFSAEDSAHIQDHYTLLERQIIIEANDRHLESAGQTEIFRKHPRKASILNMPLVTTLFYSCFYHYTEAEGTFSSPVNLKKTFKIPDKQYVLTALAARAKLRAWQDVDALFTTKNWLGYTKKRAPIGFHRVVEILHKNSAPVQILQEYVNLVEDVDTKLNLATKFKCHDVVIDTCRDLKDRQQLLAYRSKVDKGSAEEEKIDAILNSSQIRWKN is encoded by the exons ATGACCAAGTGCTTTATAAACTGGCACCTGTGCCAG ATGAATCGGACAAAGGGTGATGAGGAGGAGTACTGGAACAGCTCCAAGTTCAAGGCTTTTACctttgatgatgaagatgatgagctCTCACAG TTAAAGGAATCCAAGCGAGCAGTGAATAGCCTTCGGGACTtcgtggatgatgatgatgacgacgaccTGGAGAGAGTCAGCTGGGGTGGGGAACCTGTGGGAA GTATCTCATGGTCCATCAAAGAGACTGCTGGTACTAGTGGGTCAAACCATGAAGGGCGTGAACAGCTAAAGAGTCGAAACAGCTTCTCCTCCTATGCGCCACTACCTAAACCTACTTCTACCTACTCCCTGAGCAGCTTTTTTAGAG GGAGAACTAGACCTGGAAGTTTCCAGTCTCTTTCTGATG CTTTGTCGGACACACCTGCCAAAAGCTATGCTCCAGAGCTGGGGAGACCCAAGGGAGAGTATAGG GATTACAGCAATGACTGGAGCCCCAGTGACACAGTGCGGCGCCTCCGGAAGGGCAAG GTCTGCTCACTAGAAAGATTCCGCTCCTTACAGGACAAGCTACAACTTCTAGAAGAAGCAGTTAGCATGCATGATGGAAATGTCATTACTGCA GTTCTGATCTTCCTGAAGAGGACACTAAGCAAAG AGATCCTCTTCCGAGAGCTGGAGGTGCGACAGGTTGCCCTGCGACATCTCATTCACTTCCTTAAGGAAATAGGGGACCAAAAGCTGCTTTTGGACCTCTTTAG GTTCCTAGATAGAACAGAAGAGCTTGCG CTATCCCATTATCGAGAGCACTTGAACATTCAGGACCCTGAGAAACGAAAAGAATTTCTTAAGACCTGCATTGG TTTGCCATTTTCAGCAGAAGATTCTGCACACATACAGGACCATTACACACTCCTGGAACGTCAGATCATTATCGAG GCAAATGATCGACATCTAGAATCAGCAGGACAGACTGAGATCTTCCGGAAGCACCCCCGGAAAGCTTCCATCCTCAACATGCCATTAGTGACAACGCTCTTCTACTCCTGCTTCTACCATTACACGGAGGCTGAG GGGACATTCAGCAGTCCAGTCAACCTGAAGAAGACATTTAAG ATCCCAGACAAACAGTATGTGCTGACAGCCCTGGCTGCTCGTGCCAAGCTTCGAGCCTGGCAAGATGTAGATGCCCTCTTTACCACAAAG AACTGGCTGGGCTACACGAAGAAGAGAGCACCTATTGGCTTCCATCGAGTTGTAGAAATTTTGCACAAGAACAGTGCCCCTGTCCAG ATATTACAGGAGTATGTCAATCTGGTAGAAGATGTGGATACAAAGTTGAACTTAGCCACCAAGTTCAAGTGCCATGATGTCGTCATTGAT ACTTGCCGGGACCTGAAGGATCGTCAGCAGCTGTTGGCATATAGGAGTAAGGTGGATAAAGGATCTGCAGAGGAGGAGAAGATTGATGCCATTCTCAACAGCTCG CAAATTCGATGGAAGAATTAA
- the VIPAS39 gene encoding spermatogenesis-defective protein 39 homolog isoform X2, with the protein MNRTKGDEEEYWNSSKFKAFTFDDEDDELSQLKESKRAVNSLRDFVDDDDDDDLERVSWGGEPVGSISWSIKETAGTSGSNHEGREQLKSRNSFSSYAPLPKPTSTYSLSSFFRGRTRPGSFQSLSDALSDTPAKSYAPELGRPKGEYRDYSNDWSPSDTVRRLRKGKVCSLERFRSLQDKLQLLEEAVSMHDGNVITAVLIFLKRTLSKEILFRELEVRQVALRHLIHFLKEIGDQKLLLDLFRFLDRTEELALSHYREHLNIQDPEKRKEFLKTCIGLPFSAEDSAHIQDHYTLLERQIIIEANDRHLESAGQTEIFRKHPRKASILNMPLVTTLFYSCFYHYTEAEGTFSSPVNLKKTFKIPDKQYVLTALAARAKLRAWQDVDALFTTKNWLGYTKKRAPIGFHRVVEILHKNSAPVQILQEYVNLVEDVDTKLNLATKFKCHDVVIDTCRDLKDRQQLLAYRSKVDKGSAEEEKIDAILNSSQIRWKN; encoded by the exons ATGAATCGGACAAAGGGTGATGAGGAGGAGTACTGGAACAGCTCCAAGTTCAAGGCTTTTACctttgatgatgaagatgatgagctCTCACAG TTAAAGGAATCCAAGCGAGCAGTGAATAGCCTTCGGGACTtcgtggatgatgatgatgacgacgaccTGGAGAGAGTCAGCTGGGGTGGGGAACCTGTGGGAA GTATCTCATGGTCCATCAAAGAGACTGCTGGTACTAGTGGGTCAAACCATGAAGGGCGTGAACAGCTAAAGAGTCGAAACAGCTTCTCCTCCTATGCGCCACTACCTAAACCTACTTCTACCTACTCCCTGAGCAGCTTTTTTAGAG GGAGAACTAGACCTGGAAGTTTCCAGTCTCTTTCTGATG CTTTGTCGGACACACCTGCCAAAAGCTATGCTCCAGAGCTGGGGAGACCCAAGGGAGAGTATAGG GATTACAGCAATGACTGGAGCCCCAGTGACACAGTGCGGCGCCTCCGGAAGGGCAAG GTCTGCTCACTAGAAAGATTCCGCTCCTTACAGGACAAGCTACAACTTCTAGAAGAAGCAGTTAGCATGCATGATGGAAATGTCATTACTGCA GTTCTGATCTTCCTGAAGAGGACACTAAGCAAAG AGATCCTCTTCCGAGAGCTGGAGGTGCGACAGGTTGCCCTGCGACATCTCATTCACTTCCTTAAGGAAATAGGGGACCAAAAGCTGCTTTTGGACCTCTTTAG GTTCCTAGATAGAACAGAAGAGCTTGCG CTATCCCATTATCGAGAGCACTTGAACATTCAGGACCCTGAGAAACGAAAAGAATTTCTTAAGACCTGCATTGG TTTGCCATTTTCAGCAGAAGATTCTGCACACATACAGGACCATTACACACTCCTGGAACGTCAGATCATTATCGAG GCAAATGATCGACATCTAGAATCAGCAGGACAGACTGAGATCTTCCGGAAGCACCCCCGGAAAGCTTCCATCCTCAACATGCCATTAGTGACAACGCTCTTCTACTCCTGCTTCTACCATTACACGGAGGCTGAG GGGACATTCAGCAGTCCAGTCAACCTGAAGAAGACATTTAAG ATCCCAGACAAACAGTATGTGCTGACAGCCCTGGCTGCTCGTGCCAAGCTTCGAGCCTGGCAAGATGTAGATGCCCTCTTTACCACAAAG AACTGGCTGGGCTACACGAAGAAGAGAGCACCTATTGGCTTCCATCGAGTTGTAGAAATTTTGCACAAGAACAGTGCCCCTGTCCAG ATATTACAGGAGTATGTCAATCTGGTAGAAGATGTGGATACAAAGTTGAACTTAGCCACCAAGTTCAAGTGCCATGATGTCGTCATTGAT ACTTGCCGGGACCTGAAGGATCGTCAGCAGCTGTTGGCATATAGGAGTAAGGTGGATAAAGGATCTGCAGAGGAGGAGAAGATTGATGCCATTCTCAACAGCTCG CAAATTCGATGGAAGAATTAA
- the AHSA1 gene encoding activator of 90 kDa heat shock protein ATPase homolog 1, translating into MAKWGEGDPRWIVEERADATNVNNWHWTERDASNWSTDKLKTLFLAVQVQNEEGKCEVTEVNKLDGEASINNRKGKLIFFYEWSIKLNWTGTSKAGVQYKGHVEIPNLSDENSVDEVEISVSLAKDEPDTNLVALMKEEGVKLLREAMGIYISTLKTEFTQGMILPTMNGDSVDQLGRPALKTEERKAKSAPSKTETKPVGVKIPTCKITLRETFLTSPEELYRVFTTQELVQAFTHAPATLEADKGGKFHLVDGNVSGEFTDLVPEKHIVMKWRFKSWPEGHFATITLTFIDKSGETELCMEGRGIPAPEEERTRQGWQRYYFEGIRQTFGYGARLF; encoded by the exons ATGGCCAAGTGGGGTGAGGGCGACCCACGCTGGATCGTGGAGGAGCGGGCGGACGCTACCAACGTCAACAACTGGCACTG gacAGAGAGGGATGCTTCGAATTGGTCCACGGATAAGCTGAAAACACTGTTCCTGGCAGTGCAGGTGCAAAATGAGGAAGGCAAGTGTGAGGTGACAGAAGTGAATAAGCTTGATGGAGAGGCATCCATCAACAATCGCAAAGGcaaacttattttcttttatgagtgGAGCATCAAACTAAACTGGACAG GTACCTCTAAGGCTGGAGTACAGTACAAGGGACATGTGGAGATCCCCAATTTGTCTGATGAAAACAGCGTGGATGAAGTAGAG ATTAGTGTGAGCCTTGCCAAAGATGAGCCTGACACAAATCTCGTGGCCTTAATGAAGGAAGAAGGGGTGAAACTTCTAAGAGAAGCAATGGGAATTTACATCAGCACCCTCAAAACAG AGTTCACGCAGGGCATGATCTTGCCTACAATGAATGGAGACTCAGTAGACCAGCTGGGGCGGCCAGCACTGAAAACTGAGGAGCGCAAG GCCAAGTCTGCTCCTTCAAAAACCGAGACCAAACCTGTTGGTGTCAAAATCCCCACTTGTAAGATCACCCTTAGAGAAACCTTCCTGACGTCTCCAGAGGAGCTCTATAGAGTTTTCACCACCCAAGAG CTCGTTCAGGCCTTCACCCATGCTCCTGCAACGTTAGAAGCAGACAAAGGTGGGAAGTTTCACCTGGTAGATGGCAACGTCTCTGGAGAATTCACTGATCTG GTCCCTGAGAAACACATCGTGATGAAGTGGAGGTTTAAATCTTGGCCAGAAG GACACTTTGCCACCATCACTTTGACCTTCATTGACAAGAGTGGAGAGACCGAGCTGTGCATGGAAGGCCGGGGCATCCCTGCCCCTGAGGAAGAGAGGACGCGGCAGGGTTGGCAGCGGTACTACTTCGAGGGCATCAGACAGACCTTTGGCTATGGCGCACGCTTATTTTAG